The window GTTTGCGTCCCAGTATGGCGCTCATGACTGGCTCCTCAGGACTTGATCTCGATGTCCACGCCCGCCGGCAGCTCCAACTTCATCAACGCGTCGATCGTGCGATTCGTCGCGTTGAGGATGTCGATGAGCCGCTTGTGGATGCGGGTTTCGAACTGCTCGCGGGACTTCTTGTCCACATGGGGCGACCGGTTGACCGTGACCACCGAGCGATCAGTGGGCAGCGGAATCGGGCCGGCCACGATGGCGCCGGACTCCCGCGCGGTCTTGATGATCTTCTCGGCCGACATGTCGATCAGGTTGTGATCGTATGCCTTGAGACGGATGCGAATGTTCGGATTGGCCACGATCCGACTCCTGCTTATTACTACGACCGGCTTGGCGTAGGGACACGACGCGTCGTGTCCCTACGGCGCGGCCCATTCTACTTCTGGATCTCCGTCACCACGCCGGCGCCGATGGTGCGGCCACCCTCGCGGATGGCGAAGCGCAGGTCCTTCTCCATGGCGATGGGCGCGATCAG is drawn from bacterium and contains these coding sequences:
- the rpsJ gene encoding 30S ribosomal protein S10, which codes for MANPNIRIRLKAYDHNLIDMSAEKIIKTARESGAIVAGPIPLPTDRSVVTVNRSPHVDKKSREQFETRIHKRLIDILNATNRTIDALMKLELPAGVDIEIKS
- a CDS encoding elongation factor Tu produces the protein LIAPIAMEKDLRFAIREGGRTIGAGVVTEIQK